From the Cryptomeria japonica chromosome 2, Sugi_1.0, whole genome shotgun sequence genome, one window contains:
- the LOC131859850 gene encoding uncharacterized protein LOC131859850 — protein MSMSPRESNLETAKSTSGVSEETFSMTVHNTGRESLGSSWSNAVNFDNTLMNSADLSYLNGSDKKPGFSDDDDWSEELRGNFYERYMEKRDAKLWEESLTKQVEKEAKLKAMQEALELTKAGMVAMNAKSLEKQDSIIQSRARAEKLKPFNAQSLKNKKQQSSETDAADTSKRELLRAIDVRLIALQQESSMGFARAFADGFAIEHMADLIVFADRLKDVCAKFMILCQKRHVVYQWRNDADTQSSDSDMSIENGTDTQSSDSDMFIENDTDTQPSDSDMSIENGTEGELMLDSSSCFLVKTGETPYGHLSDTRAAGGNFVDERQTLASPAQLGNKPLHSRVQSVDHFEAISSAGWVNLTNCRGSLPSTKNLSTEADTMNKSITKKSLESSRMVLDKCKQAEDEVKESLARSRSEVYVTASENSVHTSSSEKDQGQIRESPPESTLGCSDNEQGTLEGKQNAKWRLSSLPRARGHQRPWSSASDYSECFSDNQTTKFGSITSEEQAANIAKKTAPATQFKVQLALNSQSSKTAGQGSDVTHGSMNTKQTASPCGSKIAKSRVDPGQIRAARQGSDLDNGSFDSKHHEVSMQRLDKIYGSMDTNQPGSGGQGSDIADSSMNANRLGIEVHREGLELINCSTGMRSSRGEEPLAKVKQSRGNQELNKEPWEKADQLEPIFTAHKLWSQAAFGHPEDTYITRKKSSSLAVKFETSTTQQQMSTSPRESKLETSKSTSGVSDRTVHNIRRESLGSSWRNAVDFDNTLMNSADLSYLNSSGEKTGLNNDGWSEELRGKFYERYMEKRHAKLQEESIIKRAQSKAKLKAMKEALESTKAQMVAWNAKSLKKQDSIIQSRARAEKLRSFNAQSSKNKKQQFEAQQINDEEYSNDVNERAFYKQPRSSIPVKVSSVGSASSAWRRVHENPLSQSVPNLAALRKENKKPSTGQAGLSSNMGGDTSSLSDVLSPLSSIDLLSSNKSMPYPAQRGSLTSPSPKSSIPVKVPSVGSASSAYRSGRENPLAQSVPNFADLRKENTKPSTGRVGLSSNLGGTCRGQPKRGSCKSLCFFSVQSLRSSIPAPSANFKLR, from the exons ATGTCTATGTCACCAAGGGAATCAAATTTAGAAACTGCAaaatctaccagtggagtatcagagGAAACTTTCTCAATGACTGTTCACAATACTGGAAGAGAATCACTTGGCAGCTCATGGAGCAATGCAGTAAACTTTGACAATACATTGATGAACTCAGCTGACCTCAGTTACTTAAACGGTTCAGATAAAAAACCAGGCTTCAGTGATGATGATGACTGGTCTGAGGAACTCAGAGGGAATTTTTATGAAAGATATATGGAAAAGCGAGATGCAAAGCTTTGGGAGGAGTCACTCACCAAACAAGTTGAGAAAGAAGCCAAACTCAAAGCTATGCAAGAAGCTCTTGAGCTTACAAAAGCTGGAATGGTTGCCATGAATGCAAAATCCTTGGAAAAGCAAGATTCCATCATCCAGTCTAGAGCAAGAGCTGAAAAATTGAAGCCTTTCAATGCCCAATCATTGAAGAACAAGAAACAACAA TCAAGTGAAACAGATGCAGCTGATACATCAAA GAGAGAATTGTTGAGAGCCATAGATGTGCGTCTTATTGCTTTACAACAAGAATCAAGCATGGGTTTTGCTCGAGCTTTTGCCGATGGTTTTGCAATAGAGCATATGGCTGATCTCATTGTATTTGCAGATCGCCTAAA AGATGTCTGTGCCAAATTTATGATCCTCTGTCAAAAACGACATGTTGTGTACCAATGGCGAAATGATGCAGATACCCAGTCATCAGATTCTGATATGTCCATTGAAAATGGTACAGATACCCAGTCatcagattctgatatgttcaTTGAAAATGATACAGATACCCAACCATCAGATTCTGATATGTCCATTGAAAATGGTACAGAGGGTGAGCTTATGCTTGATTCTTCATCATGTTTTTTAGTGAAGACAGGTGAGACACCCTATGGCCACTTGTCTGATACCCGAGCTGCAGGTGGGAACTTTGTAGATGAACGTCAAACTTTAGCTTCTCCTGCTCAGCTAGGCAATAAGCCATTGCATTCACGAGTACAATCAGTAGACCATTTTGAAGCCATCTCTTCTGCTGGCTGGGTTAATCTAACCAACTGCCGGGGAAGCTTGCCAAGCACAAAGAATTTATCTACAGAAGCTGATACCATGAATAAATCCATTACCAAGAAAAGTCTCGAGTCTTCTAGAATGGTCCTAGATAAATGTAAACAAGCTGAAGATGAGGTTAAGGAATCATTGGCCAGGAGTCGTTCAGAAGTGTATGTTACTGCATCTGAAAATAGTGTGCACACATCATCTTCTGAAAAGGATCAAGGGCAGATTCGGGAGTCACCACCTGAGAGCACATTGGGATGTTCAGATAATGAGCAAGGCACATTAGAAGGAAAACAAAATGCCAAGTGGAGATTATCATCTCTTCCCAGAGCAAGAGGACACCAGCGACCATGGAGCTCTGCTTCGGATTATTCAGAATGCTTTAGCGACAATCAAACAACCAAATTTGGTAGTATTACTTCTGAGGAACAGGCGGCTAATATTGCTAAGAAAACTGCACCAGCCACACAATTTAAAGTGCAGTTAGCCTTGAACTCACAGTCTTCTAAAACTGCTGGGCAGGGATCAGATGTAACTCATGGTTCCATGAACACGAAACAGACTGCTTCTCCTTGTGGATCAAAAATAGCTAAAAGTCGTGTGGATCCAGGTCAGATTAGGGCTGCTAGGCAAGGATCAGATTTAGACAATGGTTCTTTTGACTCAAAACACCATGAGGTTTCTATGCAAAGATTAGATAAAATATATGGTTCCATGGACACAAACCAGCCCGGGTCTGGCGGGCAAGGATCAGACATAGCTGATAGTTCCATGAATGCAAACAGGCTTGGTATTGAGGTTCATAGAGAAGGATTAGAACTTATTAATTGCTCAACTGGCATGAGAAGTTCTAGGGGTGAGGAACCTTTAGCCAAAGTCAAGCAGTCTAGAGGAAATCAGGAACTGAATAAAGAACCATGGGAGAAAGCTGATCAGTTGGAACCAATTTTCACTGCTCACAAGCTATGGAGTCAAGCTGCTTTCGGGCATCCAGAAGATACATATATTACTAGAAAGAAAAGTTCCTCCCTAGCTGTCAAATTCGAAACATCGACTACCCAACAGCAGATGTCTACGTCACCAAGGGAATCAAAACTAGAAACTTCAAAATCTACCAGTGGAGTGTCAGATAGAACTGTTCACAATATAAGAAGAGAATCACTTGGCAGCTCATGGAGAAATGCAGTAGACTTCGACAATACATTGATGAACTCAGCTGACCTCAGTTACTTAAACAGTTCAGGTGAAAAAACAGGCTTAAACAATGATGGCTGGTCTGAGGAACTCAGAGGCAAATTTTATGAAAGATATATGGAGAAGCGACATGCAAAGCTTCAGGAGGAGTCAATCATCAAACGAGCTCAGAGTAAAGCGAAACTCAAAGCTATGAAAGAAGCTCTTGAGTCCACAAAAGCTCAAATGGTTGCCTGGAATGCAAAATCCTTGAAGAAGCAAGATTCCATCATCCAGTCTAGAGCAAGAGCTGAAAAATTGAGGTCTTTCAATGCCCAATCATCGAAGAACAAGAAACAACAG TTTGAAGCGCAACAAATTAATGATGAAGAATATTCTAATGATGTGAATGAGCGGGCATTTTACAAACAACCTAGGTCTTCCATACCAGTTAAAGTTTCAAGTGTTGGAAGTGCCTCTTCAGCTTGGCGTAGGGTCCATGAAAATCCTCTTTCTCAGTCTGTTCCTAACTTAGCAGCTCTGAGGAAAGAGAATAAAAAACCTTCTACTGGTCAGGCAGGTTTGAGCTCAAACATGGGTGGTGACACTTCTAGTCTTTCCGATGTGCTCTCTCCTCTTTCATCAATAGATTTGCTTTCCTCAAATAAATCTATGCCTTATCCAGCACAACGCGGTTCCTTGACATCTCCCTCACCTAAGTCTTCCATACCTGTTAAAGTTCCAAGTGTTGGAAGTGCCTCTTCAGCCTATCGCAGTGGCCGTGAAAATCCTCTGGCTCAATCTGTTCCTAACTTTGCAGATCTGAGGAAAGAAAATACAAAACCTTCTACTGGTCGGGTAGGTTTGAGCTCAAACTTGGGTGGTACATGTCGTGGGCAGCCCAAGCGTGGTAGCTGTAAAAGTTTATGTTTTTTTTCAGTTCAATCTCTTCGAAGCTCGATTCCAGCTCCCTCAGCAAATTTCAAATTAAGATAG